A genome region from Tolypothrix sp. PCC 7712 includes the following:
- a CDS encoding LysR substrate-binding domain-containing protein — protein MAGMTLDQLRIFLAVAEHLHFTRAAEELYITQPAVSAAIQSLEQEYRVKLFHRIGRHIEIAEAGKLLQEEARKILDQVSLTERGLRELNNLQRGELKLGSSLTIGNYWLPSKISEFKSQYPGISVNCTLANAETICAGTVMGQFDLGLVEGDVKPELQTTMDYEIIGSDRLQIVVGQTHPWFERGEIVLTELTQTPWVMREPGSGTQQRFEEALQNWGINLSQLDVMLVFNSGEMAKAAVESGVGATGISELMVKKEIQLGTLRAIQVIDNRNSSSVNAEIIRPFFKLKHRQRFQTALSKAFEEMLITSHLHNSSRSSSILALERQVS, from the coding sequence ATGGCAGGGATGACGCTCGATCAGCTACGCATCTTTCTCGCTGTGGCGGAGCATCTACACTTTACTCGTGCAGCGGAAGAGCTATATATTACTCAACCGGCTGTTAGTGCTGCAATTCAAAGCTTAGAGCAGGAATACCGAGTCAAGCTGTTCCATCGCATTGGCCGTCACATTGAGATTGCGGAGGCGGGTAAATTACTCCAAGAGGAGGCGCGAAAAATTCTCGATCAGGTGAGTTTGACAGAACGAGGATTACGGGAACTCAATAATCTCCAACGGGGAGAATTAAAATTGGGATCGAGTTTGACAATCGGTAACTATTGGCTTCCGAGTAAGATTAGCGAGTTTAAAAGCCAGTATCCAGGAATTTCCGTTAACTGTACCCTGGCGAATGCAGAGACGATTTGTGCCGGAACAGTCATGGGACAATTTGATTTGGGTTTGGTGGAAGGAGATGTGAAGCCAGAACTGCAAACAACAATGGACTATGAAATTATCGGGAGCGATCGCTTACAAATTGTGGTCGGCCAAACGCACCCTTGGTTTGAACGTGGCGAAATTGTACTGACAGAACTGACTCAAACTCCTTGGGTGATGCGGGAACCAGGTTCAGGAACACAGCAGAGATTTGAGGAAGCTTTACAAAACTGGGGAATAAACCTTAGCCAACTTGATGTCATGTTAGTTTTTAATAGCGGCGAGATGGCAAAAGCCGCAGTAGAAAGCGGTGTTGGTGCTACAGGAATTTCTGAGTTAATGGTAAAAAAAGAAATCCAACTGGGGACTTTACGTGCCATCCAAGTTATCGATAATAGAAATAGCTCTAGCGTCAATGCAGAGATTATTCGACCTTTCTTTAAACTCAAACATCGACAGCGTTTCCAAACAGCTCTCTCGAAAGCCTTTGAAGAAATGCTAATAACATCACATTTGCATAATTCATCACGTAGTTCATCAATATTGGCGCTGGAAAGGCAAGTCTCTTAG
- a CDS encoding efflux RND transporter periplasmic adaptor subunit — protein MTSPNSPTDFEESLPESSFEPPPKQRRWLQLLLAALLLLGGGAIVWRLLTPQQQTAQNAQPPGVRVKIAPVQTGTIQESSDFIANLESRRSVSLQPRIQGQVTQIFVRSGDRVAEGTPIIQVDPRQQQAAVSGLNAGAQGARAQLQNALATLKSLQADRLSNVADVQLNQQDYNRYVTLAAEGAVSRQVRDQYANRLATSKAQLNAIDSKIQAQQATISQAEKALQQAEANTKQQVVELQYYKITAPFAGTVGNIPVKVGDFVNNSTQLATITQNQPLEVNVSIPLERGAQLRQGLPVEVMDAQGQPIGKSKIFFISPSVGNGTQAIQVKALLNNSQGKLRADQLVRAKVIWNQKPGVLIPTTAVSRVAGETFAYVAQTENDPQGKPQLIARQKRIKLGNIQGNNYQVLEGLQPEEQIIVSGLLNLRDGVPVIAE, from the coding sequence ATGACATCCCCTAATTCACCTACTGATTTTGAAGAAAGCCTTCCCGAATCATCATTTGAGCCACCACCAAAACAAAGGCGGTGGCTTCAGTTATTGTTAGCTGCACTATTATTACTAGGTGGTGGTGCTATAGTTTGGCGTTTATTAACACCGCAACAACAAACAGCACAGAACGCTCAACCTCCTGGCGTAAGAGTCAAGATAGCCCCCGTACAAACAGGCACAATTCAAGAAAGTTCAGATTTTATTGCCAACCTAGAGTCCCGGCGTTCAGTTAGCTTACAACCGAGAATCCAAGGACAAGTTACTCAGATATTTGTGCGATCGGGAGATCGGGTAGCTGAAGGTACGCCAATTATCCAGGTAGATCCCAGACAGCAACAAGCAGCAGTTAGCGGGTTAAATGCAGGTGCCCAAGGAGCGAGAGCACAATTACAAAATGCTTTGGCTACACTGAAATCCTTACAAGCCGATCGCCTATCGAACGTTGCTGATGTCCAATTAAACCAGCAAGATTACAACAGGTATGTCACCCTGGCTGCGGAAGGCGCTGTCTCCCGACAAGTCAGAGATCAGTACGCCAATCGCCTAGCGACATCTAAAGCCCAACTCAACGCCATAGATTCCAAAATCCAAGCACAGCAAGCTACTATATCCCAGGCAGAAAAAGCTTTGCAGCAAGCTGAGGCTAATACTAAGCAACAAGTAGTTGAGCTGCAATACTACAAAATTACTGCACCATTCGCAGGCACCGTTGGTAATATTCCCGTGAAAGTGGGAGATTTCGTGAATAATTCCACGCAATTAGCTACTATCACCCAAAATCAACCTCTAGAAGTCAATGTTTCCATCCCACTAGAGCGAGGGGCACAATTACGTCAAGGATTACCTGTGGAAGTCATGGATGCTCAAGGACAACCCATAGGTAAAAGCAAAATATTCTTTATTTCTCCCAGCGTGGGTAATGGCACACAAGCCATACAAGTTAAAGCCCTATTGAACAACTCGCAAGGTAAATTGCGAGCCGATCAATTAGTCAGAGCAAAAGTGATTTGGAATCAAAAGCCAGGAGTCTTGATTCCCACAACAGCAGTATCTCGTGTAGCTGGAGAAACCTTTGCTTATGTAGCGCAAACAGAAAACGATCCCCAAGGTAAACCGCAATTAATTGCGCGGCAAAAGCGGATCAAGCTAGGCAACATTCAAGGTAATAATTACCAAGTTCTCGAAGGATTGCAGCCAGAAGAACAAATTATCGTCTCTGGTTTGCTGAATTTGAGAGATGGCGTGCCTGTGATTGCAGAGTAG
- a CDS encoding efflux RND transporter permease subunit — protein MFVDFFIRRPVFTSVCSIIILLVGAISIPTLPTAQYPEISPTQITVTANYVGASAEVVENTVTTVLERQINGVEGLKYMTSSSSNNGNSTITVTFDPSRNKDIAAVDVQNRVSLAEPFLPEVVQQTGVTVTKQSNNILLAIGLYSDNQEFDNVFLSNYADLYIVDAVKRINGVGEAQIFGERRYAMRLWLDPNRLASRNLTAQDVIDALNEQNVQVGAGQIGQQPTLPDQMYQVDLQAIGRLTDVTEFDDIVIKTATDGTLIKLKDVGRAELGAENYNSFLRFRGNEGVGIGIFATPGSNALDVAHAVKTEIVRLAQSFPPGMKYQVAFDTTSFVEASLAEVVKTLIEAIALVVLVIFLFLQDWRTTLIPVIVIPLTLVGTFAFIKAFGFSINTLTMFGLTLATGLVVDDAIIVVENISRLIEDEGMSPRQAASESMRELFGAVIATSLVLMAVFVPVAFFPGSTGQIYKQFALTIAFSMAISTFLALTLTPALSALLLRRGQRPRGWLGWIFERINRLIDWMRRGYERSLFRLNKLKAIVVLLFVISLGLTAWLYTRVPTAFIPDDDQGYFITIIQGPEGVSLNYTSKVMAQVEKEILKLPEVTGTFAIGGFGFSGNSANSGAIFTTLKPWEERHEPGQSAEAIIGKLAGVLSAIPEARIFPVNPPSIQGLGSFGGFQFQLQDRAGNSGLNTLLEVMGQLLQRGNQTPGLQAVFSTFNANTPQMLIEVNRNKAKALQVPVDEVFNTLQSYLGSRYVNDFNLLQRTYRVYVQADAQFRSNPEDIGKLYVRSDNNQMIALSNLVKLTSTTGAQTINHYNLFRSIEINGSAAPGYSSGQATTAMEQLAKQVLPASMGYEWSGIAAEEQESGGQAPIIFILGLVFVFLVLAAQYENYVDPLIIMLAVPLAILGALLAQSMRGLPNDVFCQVGLVMLIGLASKNAILIVEFANQLREQGLSLTKAAIQASQERLRPILMTSLSFILGIWPLVNPVGAGAASRKSLGTAVAGGMIVSTLLSLFVVPILYIVIGKIRDRFRRHPEHPQLPDSTQDDKVTYTSHH, from the coding sequence ATGTTTGTCGATTTTTTTATCAGGCGACCTGTATTTACTAGTGTCTGCTCTATCATCATCCTTTTGGTAGGCGCAATCAGCATTCCCACGCTACCTACAGCACAGTATCCAGAAATTAGTCCGACTCAAATTACTGTGACTGCAAACTATGTTGGTGCTAGTGCAGAAGTTGTGGAAAATACCGTAACGACGGTATTAGAACGTCAAATTAATGGCGTTGAAGGCTTGAAGTACATGACTTCGAGCAGTAGTAACAATGGCAATAGTACGATTACAGTCACATTCGACCCATCCAGAAACAAAGATATTGCCGCAGTTGATGTGCAAAATCGCGTTTCGCTGGCGGAACCATTTTTACCAGAAGTGGTGCAGCAAACTGGAGTGACTGTCACCAAACAATCGAACAATATTCTGTTAGCGATCGGGTTGTACTCTGATAACCAAGAGTTCGACAATGTCTTTTTAAGTAATTACGCTGACTTGTATATTGTCGATGCCGTCAAAAGAATCAATGGTGTGGGCGAGGCACAGATTTTTGGGGAACGACGTTACGCAATGCGGTTGTGGCTTGACCCCAACCGCCTGGCTAGTCGCAACCTCACCGCCCAGGATGTGATTGATGCCCTCAATGAACAAAACGTGCAGGTGGGTGCAGGACAAATTGGTCAGCAGCCCACATTGCCCGATCAAATGTATCAAGTAGATTTGCAAGCTATCGGTAGATTAACGGATGTCACGGAATTTGACGATATCGTGATCAAGACTGCTACAGATGGGACGCTGATCAAACTTAAAGATGTGGGTCGGGCGGAATTGGGAGCAGAAAATTACAATTCTTTTCTGCGATTTAGAGGTAACGAAGGTGTAGGTATAGGGATATTTGCCACCCCTGGCAGTAATGCCCTAGATGTGGCTCATGCCGTCAAAACAGAAATTGTCCGACTGGCACAAAGCTTTCCCCCAGGGATGAAATATCAAGTAGCTTTTGATACAACATCATTTGTGGAAGCTTCCTTGGCAGAGGTGGTTAAGACGCTGATAGAAGCGATCGCGCTTGTGGTCTTGGTAATTTTCCTGTTCTTACAAGACTGGCGCACTACCTTGATTCCGGTGATTGTGATTCCTCTGACTTTGGTAGGGACATTTGCCTTTATCAAAGCCTTTGGATTTTCTATCAACACCCTGACCATGTTTGGTTTAACCCTCGCCACAGGTTTGGTGGTGGATGACGCAATTATCGTGGTAGAGAATATCTCTCGGTTAATCGAGGATGAGGGGATGTCACCTCGTCAGGCTGCGTCTGAATCCATGAGGGAGCTATTTGGGGCAGTAATTGCCACTTCTTTAGTACTCATGGCTGTATTTGTCCCCGTTGCCTTTTTCCCAGGCTCCACAGGACAGATATATAAACAATTTGCGCTGACGATCGCCTTTTCAATGGCGATTTCTACCTTTTTAGCCTTAACTCTGACTCCTGCACTTTCGGCTTTGTTGCTGCGTCGCGGACAAAGACCCCGTGGCTGGTTAGGTTGGATTTTTGAGCGGATTAACCGCTTGATTGATTGGATGCGCCGCGGCTATGAGCGATCGCTATTTCGGTTGAATAAGTTAAAAGCGATCGTCGTTCTGTTATTTGTTATTTCCTTGGGTTTGACAGCTTGGCTTTACACCCGCGTACCCACAGCATTTATCCCCGACGATGACCAAGGCTATTTCATCACCATCATTCAAGGGCCAGAAGGCGTTTCCCTGAACTACACAAGTAAAGTGATGGCTCAGGTAGAAAAAGAAATTCTCAAATTACCAGAAGTTACAGGTACGTTTGCGATCGGTGGTTTTGGTTTTAGCGGGAACTCTGCTAATAGTGGGGCGATTTTCACTACCCTTAAACCTTGGGAAGAACGTCACGAACCAGGACAGTCAGCAGAAGCAATCATTGGTAAGTTAGCAGGAGTTTTATCCGCCATTCCAGAAGCCCGAATCTTCCCTGTGAATCCCCCATCTATTCAAGGTTTAGGCAGTTTTGGGGGCTTCCAATTCCAGCTACAAGATAGAGCCGGGAACAGTGGTTTAAATACTCTGTTGGAAGTCATGGGTCAGTTACTTCAACGTGGTAATCAGACACCAGGATTACAAGCCGTATTTAGCACATTTAACGCGAATACGCCGCAAATGCTGATTGAAGTCAACCGCAACAAAGCTAAAGCTTTGCAAGTTCCCGTAGACGAGGTTTTTAATACCTTGCAAAGTTACTTGGGTTCGCGGTATGTCAATGACTTTAATTTGCTCCAACGAACTTATCGAGTCTATGTGCAAGCAGACGCGCAATTTCGCTCCAATCCTGAAGATATTGGCAAGTTGTATGTTCGCTCTGACAACAATCAGATGATTGCTTTGAGTAATTTAGTGAAGCTCACTTCTACTACTGGCGCGCAAACAATCAACCACTATAACTTGTTCCGTTCAATTGAAATTAACGGTTCAGCCGCCCCCGGTTATAGTTCTGGACAAGCAACCACAGCAATGGAACAACTAGCAAAGCAGGTTCTACCAGCGAGTATGGGCTACGAATGGTCAGGAATCGCGGCTGAAGAACAAGAATCTGGCGGTCAAGCACCGATCATCTTTATCTTGGGCTTGGTGTTTGTCTTCTTAGTATTGGCTGCTCAATACGAGAACTACGTTGATCCGTTGATTATTATGCTGGCAGTACCCCTAGCTATTTTAGGCGCACTGTTAGCACAGTCAATGCGTGGTCTACCCAACGATGTATTCTGCCAAGTTGGGTTAGTGATGCTGATTGGTTTAGCCAGTAAAAACGCGATTTTGATTGTAGAATTTGCCAACCAGCTACGAGAACAGGGTCTTTCGCTCACTAAAGCAGCTATTCAAGCATCACAAGAACGCTTACGACCAATTTTGATGACTTCCTTATCCTTTATTTTAGGGATTTGGCCGTTAGTCAACCCTGTAGGCGCAGGTGCAGCCAGCCGAAAATCACTCGGTACTGCGGTAGCTGGTGGAATGATTGTTTCTACTCTGTTGAGTTTGTTCGTGGTGCCAATTTTATACATCGTCATTGGCAAAATTCGCGATCGCTTCCGTCGCCATCCTGAGCACCCACAATTGCCAGACTCTACCCAGGATGACAAAGTAACTTACACAAGTCACCACTGA
- the rd gene encoding rubredoxin, producing the protein MDLSNFTTLQNLEAAFGGESMANRKYLFFADVAHKLGFTDIAKLFKETAHQETEHAFAHFVLLHPELVVQDPAALTDEQKREIISRCLSLAIEGETYEYTTMYPEFASAAQRDRDNPAAEEFLKQAKESSEHATTFREAAHRFGLLKFIENYHADRYAEALEVLNGGQAATRVAGEDPKTRKWICRQCSMIYDPVAGDPDSGIAPGTAFEDIPDDWRCPICGATKKTFKPLEEKLAA; encoded by the coding sequence ATGGATTTATCCAACTTTACTACACTTCAAAACTTAGAAGCTGCCTTCGGTGGCGAATCGATGGCAAATAGAAAGTATCTGTTTTTTGCTGATGTGGCGCATAAACTTGGGTTTACAGACATAGCGAAACTTTTTAAAGAAACAGCACATCAAGAAACAGAACACGCTTTTGCACATTTTGTTTTGCTACATCCAGAACTAGTTGTTCAAGATCCGGCGGCTTTAACTGACGAACAAAAGCGAGAAATTATCTCTCGTTGTTTATCTTTAGCAATTGAAGGCGAAACCTATGAATACACTACAATGTATCCAGAATTCGCCTCCGCTGCTCAACGCGATCGCGACAATCCTGCAGCCGAAGAATTTCTGAAACAAGCAAAAGAATCTAGCGAACACGCTACCACATTTCGTGAAGCCGCTCATCGTTTTGGTTTGCTGAAATTCATCGAAAATTACCACGCAGATCGCTACGCTGAAGCTTTAGAAGTATTAAATGGTGGACAAGCCGCAACCAGAGTTGCAGGTGAAGATCCAAAAACTCGGAAATGGATTTGCAGACAATGCAGCATGATTTACGATCCTGTTGCTGGCGATCCTGATTCCGGAATTGCTCCTGGTACAGCTTTTGAAGATATCCCTGATGATTGGCGTTGTCCAATTTGTGGCGCAACCAAAAAGACCTTTAAACCACTTGAGGAAAAACTCGCTGCCTAA
- a CDS encoding DUF4253 domain-containing protein: MVINQSQLQSILAQHSIKSDTLELLWKVDSQQIYGLTVAGAEAIKYWQQLRQLVDETEHYPLLLGNRDEVESHLETLKFNNQDSSIYQSLTVTEIITQADAFNVDEWLNNKAQQQREERATLWADDSNTIEMQNTLDPLTQIEIGEWDDLISEQPQRYTIPYNILTRLPHPNIVLAMIPTKLSWQVPAFLKFGNWNDCPLPTIHVGLMRYWQQKYGAEVVGITHDVVEMCVNHPPQNREDAFHLAQEQYMYCADIVDQSVETLNNLAAMLLNRKVWYFWWD, from the coding sequence ATGGTTATCAATCAAAGCCAGTTACAATCAATATTAGCTCAACATAGTATTAAATCAGATACTCTAGAATTACTCTGGAAGGTTGACTCACAGCAAATATATGGCTTGACAGTTGCTGGTGCTGAAGCGATAAAGTATTGGCAACAACTTCGTCAGCTTGTGGATGAGACAGAACATTATCCTTTATTGCTAGGAAATCGAGATGAAGTTGAATCTCATCTAGAAACACTTAAATTCAACAACCAAGATTCCTCAATCTATCAATCCTTAACTGTTACTGAAATCATCACCCAAGCAGATGCTTTTAATGTAGATGAATGGCTGAATAATAAAGCGCAACAGCAAAGAGAAGAAAGAGCAACTTTATGGGCAGATGATAGTAACACTATAGAAATGCAGAATACTTTAGATCCACTTACCCAAATAGAAATTGGTGAATGGGACGATCTAATTTCTGAACAGCCACAAAGATATACAATTCCCTATAATATTTTGACTCGTCTACCACATCCAAATATAGTATTAGCAATGATTCCCACTAAATTGAGTTGGCAAGTTCCAGCTTTTCTGAAATTTGGTAATTGGAATGATTGCCCTCTACCAACAATACACGTGGGACTGATGAGATACTGGCAGCAGAAATATGGTGCAGAAGTCGTTGGGATTACCCATGATGTAGTAGAAATGTGCGTTAATCATCCTCCTCAAAATCGCGAAGATGCATTCCACCTAGCTCAAGAACAGTATATGTATTGTGCTGATATTGTAGACCAAAGCGTAGAAACGCTAAATAATTTAGCAGCTATGTTACTTAACAGAAAAGTTTGGTATTTCTGGTGGGATTAA
- a CDS encoding M48 family metallopeptidase, with protein sequence MSNWKTKLLTSGSLCLFLLSATLPVLAKPATQKKPAPTSSSNYEQARKQLPEDFYALYRVIDRIARANELDNRPWRVVTIAKYDVNAFATDVNLIAIYDGILDQLAGDSSALACVVAHEMGHHAKRHIAVGVAQKNELIAKIEEEAKREVLGEQKAANEESTAAVVGGAVVNRVVGGTVGGLLGSVLGNQGVQRQADSQKRINEIIERKKKELEERIAEQDRQQEFEADEIGYIASAKAGFDPEGCLRVMQVLSQIPGSEADSGHPAVPKRIEAIKALMIKYPPQTLAKEGEARISKTKPLTYNLSKDKASLRINSIRGGSQADDIDHRFGK encoded by the coding sequence ATGAGCAACTGGAAAACCAAACTCCTGACTAGTGGTTCTTTGTGCCTATTTTTGTTGTCTGCAACACTTCCAGTATTAGCTAAACCAGCCACGCAAAAAAAACCTGCGCCCACATCCTCTTCCAACTACGAACAAGCTAGAAAGCAACTACCTGAAGATTTTTATGCTCTTTATCGAGTGATAGATAGAATTGCACGTGCCAATGAATTGGATAATCGACCTTGGCGAGTTGTGACTATTGCTAAATATGATGTGAATGCATTTGCAACGGATGTCAATCTCATTGCTATCTATGATGGTATTCTTGACCAATTAGCTGGTGATTCTTCAGCATTAGCTTGTGTAGTTGCTCACGAAATGGGTCACCATGCTAAACGTCACATTGCAGTTGGTGTAGCTCAAAAAAATGAGTTAATTGCCAAAATAGAAGAAGAAGCCAAAAGAGAAGTTTTAGGAGAACAAAAAGCAGCAAATGAAGAGTCCACAGCGGCTGTTGTGGGTGGTGCTGTAGTGAATCGTGTAGTAGGAGGAACGGTTGGTGGCCTCTTAGGTTCGGTATTGGGTAATCAAGGCGTGCAACGCCAAGCAGATTCACAAAAACGCATTAATGAAATTATTGAAAGAAAGAAAAAAGAACTAGAAGAACGTATAGCTGAACAAGACAGACAACAAGAATTTGAAGCGGATGAAATTGGCTATATAGCTTCTGCAAAAGCTGGCTTTGATCCAGAAGGATGTCTGCGAGTTATGCAAGTTCTATCTCAAATTCCTGGTTCTGAAGCTGATTCTGGGCATCCAGCAGTACCTAAAAGAATTGAGGCTATTAAAGCTTTAATGATTAAATATCCACCTCAAACTTTAGCCAAAGAAGGTGAAGCTAGAATCTCTAAAACTAAGCCTTTAACTTATAACCTTTCTAAAGATAAAGCTTCTTTAAGAATTAACTCTATTCGTGGTGGTTCTCAAGCAGATGATATAGACCATAGATTTGGTAAATAG
- a CDS encoding diflavin flavoprotein: MSTATLTPNRSRDVQLAEIGTNTLILRSRTWERLKFEVEYSRQKGTTANSYLIQADKKVLIDPPGESFTEIFLAQLAQQLDLTTLDYIVLGHVNPNRRATLKVLLSLAPQVTLICSRAAANALKTAFPEWESRIQAVRSEDTLDLGQGHLLSFISVPTPHWVDGLCTYDAATKILYTDKFFGAHICEDALFDEDWKALDAERRYYFDCLHAPQAKQVEAALDKLAIFSAKSYAPAHGPVVRYSLSRFTYDYRQWCQGQKSQELSVALLYASAYGNTAILAQAIAQGLIENGINVESINCELADAAEITRVVEACDGLIIGSPTLGGHAPTQIQTALGIVLASGAKTKLAGVFGSYGWSGEAIDLIESKLKDANYGLGFETIRVRFSPTPYVLQQCQDAGATFAQNLKKTKKLRASRLVATEAQVDRTEQAVGRIIGSLCVVTTHDGENHKGILTSWVSQATFNPPGIMIAIAQEQNADLMRHPGDKFVLNILKEGRNVRRYFSRNSSLGENPFANIPTQTAENGCLILNEALAYLECTVQNQLECGDRYLIYAVVNSGEVLENDGFTAIQHRKSGSQY, from the coding sequence ATGTCAACCGCAACCCTAACCCCCAACCGTTCTCGAGATGTTCAGTTAGCTGAAATTGGTACCAATACGCTGATATTGCGATCGCGTACTTGGGAACGTCTCAAATTTGAAGTTGAGTATTCTCGCCAAAAGGGAACTACGGCAAATTCTTATTTGATTCAAGCTGATAAAAAGGTTTTAATTGACCCTCCCGGTGAGTCTTTTACGGAGATTTTTTTAGCACAACTAGCACAACAATTAGATTTGACCACCCTTGATTACATTGTTCTGGGTCATGTCAATCCTAACCGCCGAGCCACTTTAAAGGTTTTACTATCCCTAGCGCCGCAAGTTACATTAATTTGCTCTCGTGCAGCTGCGAATGCGCTCAAAACCGCTTTTCCGGAATGGGAATCCCGGATTCAAGCTGTGCGCTCAGAAGATACTCTCGATTTAGGTCAGGGACATCTTCTCTCATTTATTAGTGTTCCTACTCCACACTGGGTTGATGGGCTTTGTACTTACGATGCTGCAACCAAAATTCTCTACACTGACAAGTTTTTTGGCGCTCATATTTGTGAGGATGCCTTATTTGATGAAGATTGGAAAGCTTTAGATGCAGAACGTCGTTACTATTTTGATTGTCTTCATGCTCCCCAAGCTAAACAAGTAGAAGCTGCTTTAGATAAACTGGCAATTTTCAGCGCCAAATCTTACGCACCTGCACATGGCCCGGTTGTGCGTTACAGCCTCAGCCGTTTTACCTATGATTATCGGCAATGGTGTCAAGGTCAAAAGTCTCAGGAGTTAAGCGTTGCCTTACTTTACGCCTCTGCTTATGGGAATACAGCGATTTTAGCTCAGGCGATCGCTCAAGGTTTAATTGAAAATGGGATTAATGTCGAATCCATCAACTGTGAACTCGCAGATGCGGCGGAAATTACCCGCGTTGTTGAAGCTTGCGACGGCTTAATTATTGGTTCGCCGACTTTAGGCGGTCACGCACCGACGCAAATTCAAACTGCTTTAGGGATAGTCCTAGCTTCAGGTGCGAAAACTAAGTTAGCTGGGGTGTTTGGTTCCTACGGTTGGAGTGGCGAGGCGATTGATTTAATCGAAAGTAAGCTCAAAGATGCCAATTATGGTTTAGGGTTTGAGACAATTCGCGTCCGCTTCAGTCCAACTCCCTATGTATTACAGCAGTGTCAAGATGCAGGTGCAACCTTTGCCCAAAACTTGAAGAAAACTAAGAAACTGCGGGCTTCTCGCCTCGTAGCCACAGAAGCACAAGTGGACCGCACCGAACAAGCAGTAGGCAGAATTATCGGTTCTTTGTGCGTCGTCACCACTCACGATGGAGAAAATCACAAAGGTATCTTAACTTCTTGGGTATCCCAGGCAACTTTTAACCCACCAGGAATTATGATTGCGATCGCCCAAGAGCAAAATGCTGATTTAATGCGTCATCCTGGTGACAAATTTGTGCTGAACATCCTTAAAGAAGGTAGAAATGTCCGGCGCTATTTTTCTCGTAATAGCAGTTTAGGCGAAAATCCCTTTGCAAATATTCCTACTCAAACTGCTGAAAATGGCTGCTTAATTTTGAATGAAGCTTTAGCTTATTTAGAATGTACAGTCCAAAATCAACTGGAATGCGGCGACAGATATTTAATTTATGCCGTAGTTAATAGCGGAGAAGTGTTAGAAAATGATGGCTTCACTGCTATTCAACATCGGAAATCTGGTAGTCAATATTAA
- a CDS encoding phosphate-starvation-inducible PsiE family protein: MYQPVEKNSIPAYEINRGRILRTLEFIQDMIVISLCMGLFSFMVIQVRDMFFSLLPPLDFHVVTADILFLLILVELFRLLIIYLQEQRISIGVAVEVSIVSALREVIVKGVLEISSSQVLATCAFLLVLGVLLFLRVWLPPTFEGIDPEQEVSKRYQRLHKTELANSNGR, encoded by the coding sequence ATGTATCAGCCTGTTGAAAAGAACTCAATCCCCGCTTATGAAATCAATCGGGGGCGCATTCTGCGAACCTTGGAATTTATCCAAGACATGATTGTGATTTCCTTGTGCATGGGTTTATTTAGTTTCATGGTGATTCAAGTGAGAGATATGTTTTTCTCCTTGCTCCCTCCATTAGATTTCCATGTAGTCACAGCCGATATTCTGTTTTTACTGATCTTAGTTGAGTTATTTCGGCTCCTCATAATTTACCTCCAAGAACAACGCATTTCGATTGGTGTAGCCGTCGAAGTTTCCATTGTCTCAGCGTTAAGAGAAGTGATTGTCAAAGGCGTACTAGAAATTAGTTCCAGCCAAGTTTTAGCCACTTGTGCATTCTTACTCGTTTTGGGAGTACTACTTTTCTTACGAGTTTGGCTACCCCCAACATTTGAAGGCATAGATCCAGAACAAGAAGTATCTAAACGCTATCAACGCCTCCATAAAACAGAATTAGCAAACAGTAACGGACGATAG